In Psychrobacter immobilis, a single genomic region encodes these proteins:
- a CDS encoding DNA primase — protein MSIPNHILDQLNSQADLISIIGRHTTLKRAGSEFKGCCPFHGEKSPSFYVNPQKNIYHCFGCSVGGNAISFLRDYENLTFIEAVNELSKQTGIEVPKEEQQNVSYQRRAPKPIAPPSIPSPTIDAKSPAQTIDVPSINATSAIQQQNQYGDTDQPVYHDSSNGYDEYPPLNAYDSASYPEDSYGTDYQDDNSYPPAWLTGGDTDAAALYDDHSVSDKDGNLYELLEQIQQFYQHNLTIHPHAKHYFLSRGITEDIFETFGLGYAPFGWQHLEHQFPQDIEGLKALGLVRQSESGRDYDLLRDRVIFPIRDNQGRTIGFGGRALDDEVKPKYINSSDSPVFHKQHVLYGYYESRQQRADSWLVVEGYMDVIALYQAGIYGAIASMGTAINESQISRLLTLNPTLTLSFDGDSAGQKAAWRTLEVALPVLADDKELRFLTLPNNHDPDTFIKSQGGDAMREQIANAMPLSQYIFAYLSERYDLTLAEGKAKLMSQVRALTTALPKGSSFRYLLNNDVYQKLGGKRSQNIEAKDALLDFDGDMTISQQLQLCFLFQPRALIEDPIEAIWQQAGINDLQLPAHIKQKAAPDILRPLAWEDLQDIALLDIVSTIKRCLNHLPTDANAAAHFILSNVKPITQETLSRSWGGFYKTLIGRNILSLDELIENLVMQLLKLHLQKKMQELIKNPDHIKLAIVRKQSQLLNDWLRAQQAEQSAQMVTVKS, from the coding sequence ATGAGTATTCCAAATCACATTCTCGACCAATTAAATAGCCAAGCTGACTTAATCAGTATCATTGGGCGTCATACGACGCTTAAACGTGCTGGTAGTGAGTTTAAAGGCTGCTGTCCATTTCATGGCGAAAAGTCGCCCTCTTTTTATGTCAATCCACAAAAAAACATCTATCACTGCTTTGGCTGTAGCGTCGGCGGTAATGCCATCAGTTTTTTACGCGATTATGAAAACTTAACTTTTATTGAAGCGGTTAATGAGCTATCAAAGCAGACGGGTATCGAAGTTCCAAAAGAAGAACAACAAAACGTCAGCTATCAGCGCCGTGCACCAAAACCGATTGCACCACCGTCAATACCTAGTCCGACTATCGACGCTAAAAGTCCTGCTCAAACAATTGATGTACCTTCTATTAACGCTACTTCGGCTATTCAGCAACAAAACCAGTACGGCGATACCGATCAACCCGTTTATCACGATAGTAGCAACGGCTACGATGAGTATCCACCGCTAAATGCTTACGACTCAGCGTCTTATCCAGAAGATTCTTATGGCACAGACTACCAAGATGATAATAGCTATCCGCCAGCATGGTTGACAGGTGGCGATACTGACGCTGCGGCATTGTACGATGATCATAGCGTTTCCGATAAAGACGGTAACCTGTATGAGCTGTTAGAGCAAATCCAGCAGTTTTATCAGCATAATCTCACCATTCATCCGCATGCTAAGCACTATTTTTTATCGCGTGGTATTACAGAAGACATCTTTGAGACCTTTGGCTTAGGCTATGCGCCCTTTGGGTGGCAGCATCTTGAGCATCAGTTTCCACAAGATATTGAAGGCTTAAAGGCGCTTGGTTTGGTGCGCCAATCAGAGTCAGGGCGCGATTATGATCTACTCCGTGATCGGGTCATTTTCCCGATTCGAGACAATCAAGGACGCACCATTGGTTTTGGTGGGCGGGCGCTCGATGATGAAGTCAAACCTAAATATATCAACTCATCTGACTCGCCCGTTTTTCATAAACAGCATGTGCTGTATGGCTATTACGAATCACGCCAACAACGTGCCGACAGCTGGCTAGTGGTCGAAGGCTATATGGATGTGATTGCCCTCTATCAAGCGGGTATTTATGGTGCTATCGCTTCGATGGGTACGGCGATCAATGAAAGCCAAATCTCGCGGCTATTGACACTCAATCCAACGCTAACTTTAAGCTTTGATGGCGATAGCGCAGGACAAAAAGCGGCTTGGCGTACCCTTGAAGTGGCTTTGCCAGTACTGGCCGATGATAAAGAACTGCGGTTTTTAACCTTACCTAATAATCATGATCCTGATACTTTTATTAAAAGTCAGGGCGGCGATGCCATGCGTGAGCAAATCGCGAATGCCATGCCATTGTCACAGTATATTTTTGCCTATTTAAGCGAGCGTTACGATTTAACCTTGGCAGAAGGCAAAGCCAAGCTCATGTCGCAAGTGCGCGCTCTGACCACTGCCTTGCCTAAAGGCAGTAGCTTTCGCTATTTGCTGAACAATGACGTCTATCAGAAGCTGGGTGGTAAACGTAGCCAAAATATCGAAGCCAAAGATGCGCTGCTAGATTTTGATGGTGACATGACCATCAGTCAGCAATTGCAACTTTGTTTTTTGTTTCAGCCACGCGCCTTAATTGAAGACCCTATCGAAGCCATTTGGCAGCAGGCAGGTATTAATGATTTACAGCTGCCAGCACACATCAAGCAAAAGGCCGCGCCTGACATCTTGCGTCCGCTTGCTTGGGAAGATTTGCAAGATATCGCCTTGCTGGATATCGTTAGCACCATCAAACGCTGCCTGAATCATTTACCCACAGATGCCAACGCCGCCGCACACTTTATATTGTCTAATGTCAAACCAATCACCCAAGAAACACTTAGCCGTAGCTGGGGCGGATTTTATAAGACATTAATTGGCAGAAATATTTTGAGCTTGGATGAGTTGATCGAAAACTTGGTGATGCAGTTGCTCAAGTTACATCTGCAAAAAAAGATGCAAGAGCTCATCAAAAATCCTGATCATATCAAGCTGGCGATTGTCCGTAAGCAGTCGCAATTATTAAATGATTGGTTACGCGCGCAGCAAGCTGAGCAGTCAGCGCAGATGGTTACCGTCAAATCTTAA
- a CDS encoding polyphenol oxidase family protein — MTRQFPMTLLAQIDDVAVFQTAAFSSDDVESQDQPTEQLVRQQHQANYGELNLGLHVNDDAAKVLSNRMRLLSAINEQLAPLSSTCQHVPIKRLHWVNQVHGKQIHDVDGTALGMTPMSADAMVSRQQGLGLAIMTADCVPIVLYQPASGQIAAIHAGWQGLACGIIQATVQCFTQSGQIKAWIGVCISQDSYEVGAQVRNQLLKGCTENKLLNTASIEHFDSLYVIDSVATIKGDSNNQHVQDTVDKLSSCNTVDTRKIKINLPKLAADQLSAAGVIVDDTLSSSCSYTDDHYYSYRRQTHLQQPATGRMALVIVRGAA; from the coding sequence ATGACTCGTCAGTTTCCTATGACATTGCTTGCACAGATTGATGATGTGGCTGTTTTTCAAACGGCTGCCTTTTCAAGCGATGATGTTGAATCACAAGACCAGCCTACAGAACAGCTGGTACGACAGCAACATCAAGCGAATTATGGTGAGCTAAATTTAGGTTTGCATGTCAATGATGATGCTGCAAAAGTACTGAGCAATCGCATGCGTTTATTATCTGCCATCAATGAGCAGCTTGCACCCTTATCGTCGACATGCCAACACGTACCCATCAAACGCTTACACTGGGTTAACCAAGTTCATGGTAAGCAAATTCATGATGTTGATGGCACGGCGCTAGGTATGACGCCAATGTCTGCTGACGCGATGGTCAGTCGGCAACAAGGGCTTGGGCTTGCGATAATGACGGCTGACTGCGTACCGATAGTCTTATATCAGCCAGCTAGTGGTCAAATAGCAGCGATTCACGCGGGTTGGCAAGGTCTGGCTTGCGGGATTATTCAAGCGACTGTGCAATGCTTTACGCAATCGGGACAAATCAAAGCTTGGATTGGTGTTTGTATCAGTCAAGACAGCTATGAAGTTGGCGCTCAAGTTCGCAATCAATTATTGAAAGGTTGCACAGAAAATAAGTTATTGAACACAGCCAGTATTGAACATTTTGATTCGTTATATGTCATAGATTCTGTGGCTACTATTAAAGGCGATAGCAATAATCAACATGTACAGGATACGGTTGATAAGCTGTCAAGCTGTAACACAGTTGACACGAGAAAAATCAAGATAAACTTACCAAAGTTGGCAGCGGATCAGCTTAGTGCGGCGGGCGTTATAGTAGATGACACCTTATCTAGCAGCTGTAGTTATACTGATGACCACTATTATTCTTATCGGCGTCAAACGCATTTGCAACAGCCTGCTACAGGTCGAATGGCGCTGGTCATTGTACGTGGCGCTGCGTAG
- the rpoD gene encoding RNA polymerase sigma factor RpoD, producing MNDKSVSKSTSQLATLIQMGKEQGYLTYAEVNDQLPDSITESDQIEDIVQMLTDVGIKIFESAPDADDILMNDDSSDDDMAADEAAAVLASVETEPGRTTDPVRMYMREMGTVDLLTREGEIAIAKRIEEGIRDVQHAMSYWPGTVQFVLDEYQKVQDGEKKLSDVITGFLDPETEADKIAAQEAKEAAKEERERIKEEKENPPVIKAKAKAAALDDEDEDEDDVEEEAEEETSGIDPEEVRLRLEEIEHLFIKAKQALLDYGRGSTEADTAYALLAERFMMLKLNNRLSDQVMAIMHDVYDDVRKQERQIMRLVIRRGRMPREEFRKTFPSNETNVDWLIERIKGKPAFAGTLEKVTDDVILLQRRIRDYEQQLDMKIHDMKDVARRMAVGEAKARRAKKEMVEANLRLVISIAKKYTNRGLQFLDLIQEGNIGLMKAVDKFEYRRGYKFSTYATWWIRQAITRSIADQARTIRIPVHMIETINKINRVSRQLLQEMGREPTPEELGERLEMDEVKVRKVLKIAKEPISMETPIGDDEDSHLGDFIEDGTISSPVDDATAAGLREATRDVLGNLTEREARVLKMRFGIDMPTDHTLEEVGKQFDVTRERIRQIEAKALRKLRHPSRSEHLRSFLEND from the coding sequence ATGAACGATAAGTCAGTTTCTAAGTCCACATCTCAACTGGCCACCTTAATCCAAATGGGTAAAGAGCAAGGGTATCTCACCTATGCTGAGGTGAATGACCAACTGCCCGACTCTATTACCGAAAGCGATCAGATCGAAGATATTGTGCAAATGCTGACCGACGTTGGTATCAAAATCTTTGAATCTGCGCCTGATGCCGATGATATCTTGATGAACGACGATTCAAGCGATGATGACATGGCAGCGGATGAGGCAGCGGCGGTATTGGCCTCTGTTGAGACTGAGCCGGGTCGCACCACTGACCCTGTGCGTATGTATATGCGTGAAATGGGTACGGTTGATCTATTGACCCGTGAAGGTGAGATCGCCATTGCCAAACGTATCGAAGAAGGTATTCGTGACGTACAGCATGCGATGTCTTACTGGCCGGGTACCGTACAGTTCGTCCTTGATGAGTATCAAAAAGTACAAGATGGCGAAAAAAAGCTTTCTGACGTCATTACTGGCTTTTTAGATCCTGAGACCGAAGCAGACAAAATCGCTGCCCAAGAAGCAAAAGAGGCAGCAAAAGAAGAACGTGAACGCATCAAAGAAGAAAAAGAAAATCCACCTGTGATCAAAGCAAAAGCCAAAGCAGCGGCGCTTGATGATGAGGACGAGGATGAAGACGACGTTGAAGAGGAAGCTGAAGAAGAAACCAGCGGTATCGATCCTGAAGAAGTACGTCTGCGTCTAGAAGAAATCGAACACTTATTTATTAAAGCCAAGCAAGCCTTGCTAGATTATGGCCGTGGTAGCACAGAAGCAGATACTGCTTATGCTCTACTTGCCGAACGCTTTATGATGCTAAAGCTGAACAATCGCTTGTCAGACCAAGTGATGGCTATCATGCATGACGTCTATGACGACGTGCGTAAGCAAGAGCGTCAAATCATGCGTTTGGTCATTCGCCGTGGTCGTATGCCGCGCGAAGAATTCCGTAAGACTTTCCCTAGCAACGAGACCAATGTTGATTGGTTGATTGAACGTATTAAAGGTAAGCCTGCGTTTGCTGGTACGCTAGAAAAAGTCACTGATGATGTTATTTTATTGCAACGTCGCATTCGTGACTACGAGCAACAGCTCGACATGAAAATCCACGATATGAAAGACGTGGCACGCCGTATGGCAGTCGGTGAAGCAAAAGCTCGCCGCGCCAAAAAAGAAATGGTCGAAGCTAACCTGCGTTTGGTTATTTCTATCGCGAAGAAATATACCAACCGTGGTTTACAGTTCTTGGATCTAATCCAAGAAGGTAACATCGGTCTGATGAAAGCGGTTGATAAATTTGAATACCGCCGTGGTTATAAGTTCTCGACCTATGCAACATGGTGGATTCGTCAGGCAATTACCCGCTCTATCGCTGACCAAGCGCGTACCATTCGTATTCCTGTACACATGATCGAGACGATTAATAAAATAAACCGTGTCTCACGTCAGTTGCTACAAGAAATGGGACGCGAGCCAACGCCTGAGGAGTTAGGTGAACGCTTAGAGATGGACGAAGTTAAAGTCCGTAAAGTACTGAAAATCGCCAAAGAGCCTATCTCTATGGAAACGCCAATCGGTGATGATGAAGACTCACATCTAGGTGATTTCATCGAAGATGGTACTATCTCAAGCCCTGTTGATGATGCGACCGCAGCTGGTCTGCGTGAAGCGACTCGTGATGTATTGGGCAATCTGACTGAGCGTGAAGCACGCGTACTAAAAATGCGCTTTGGTATCGACATGCCAACTGACCATACCTTGGAAGAAGTAGGTAAGCAGTTTGACGTAACACGTGAGCGTATTCGTCAGATTGAGGCAAAAGCACTGCGTAAATTGCGTCATCCGTCACGCTCTGAGCATCTGCGTTCGTTCTTAGAGAATGATTAA
- a CDS encoding ParD-like family protein, with protein MGIVKIDDALHEELRKASAVMVRSINAQAEYWIKIGMLAEANPHASYTDIISEQLKRADVNIGNLIDG; from the coding sequence ATGGGTATTGTTAAGATTGATGATGCGCTACACGAAGAGCTTCGTAAAGCCAGTGCGGTAATGGTACGTTCGATTAACGCGCAGGCAGAGTATTGGATAAAGATAGGTATGTTGGCCGAGGCCAATCCTCACGCATCTTATACCGATATCATCAGCGAGCAGTTAAAACGAGCAGATGTTAATATAGGAAATCTTATCGATGGCTAA
- a CDS encoding outer membrane protein assembly factor BamD, which produces MQAVGNTFIKLSSITLLALSVNLVGCQTFKNLTGGKDVDAVETAEKSEQNYYNDAITQIDKGRYTQAIEDLTNLRTFYPTGQYAEQALLDMMYAQYASGKYEMAAASAEQFINLYPSNPQVSYAYYVRGVANMQGSSEGLKLFKLNQAERDTAYLRIAFANFQELINKYPNSPYAPDAAQRMTFIYNQFAESEMSAANWYIEREAYVAAVNRAKWVFQYYPLSESIPDAIAVLAYSYDKLGMSDLAAEYKTLLQINYPNMLSADGRVKLDTKRERSFINKLTFGQLSRFNKDTSSVATGDYNGATKTQVIRNASQLRLPSDNAAASAAQGTSPVRANTGINVGLGLPEASAERITSQSSTGSTAREANVDPQNTNPVRRTTLPVQGIDILPADVDMNDE; this is translated from the coding sequence ATGCAAGCTGTTGGCAATACGTTTATCAAACTGTCCTCAATAACCCTACTTGCGCTAAGCGTAAACTTAGTGGGCTGTCAGACTTTCAAAAACCTGACTGGCGGTAAAGACGTCGATGCAGTAGAAACTGCCGAAAAATCAGAGCAGAACTATTATAACGACGCCATTACCCAGATTGATAAAGGCCGCTATACACAAGCCATCGAAGATTTGACCAATCTGCGCACTTTTTATCCTACTGGACAATACGCTGAGCAAGCATTACTCGACATGATGTACGCACAATATGCCAGTGGTAAGTATGAAATGGCAGCTGCCAGCGCTGAGCAATTCATTAACCTATATCCTTCTAATCCGCAAGTCAGCTACGCTTACTATGTGCGCGGCGTCGCCAATATGCAAGGCTCATCAGAAGGCCTGAAACTGTTTAAGCTCAATCAAGCTGAGCGTGATACCGCCTATTTACGTATTGCCTTCGCTAACTTTCAAGAGCTTATTAACAAGTACCCTAACAGCCCTTACGCGCCAGATGCCGCTCAGCGCATGACTTTCATTTACAATCAGTTTGCTGAAAGTGAGATGAGTGCAGCCAACTGGTATATCGAGCGCGAAGCTTATGTCGCTGCTGTTAACCGTGCCAAATGGGTGTTTCAATACTATCCACTTAGTGAATCCATCCCAGACGCAATCGCGGTCTTAGCTTATAGCTATGATAAATTGGGTATGTCTGATTTGGCAGCAGAATACAAAACTCTATTGCAGATTAATTATCCCAACATGTTAAGTGCCGATGGACGCGTTAAACTCGACACCAAACGTGAGCGTTCTTTCATCAACAAATTGACTTTTGGACAGTTAAGTCGTTTTAACAAAGATACTTCATCAGTTGCGACAGGCGACTATAACGGCGCGACCAAAACTCAGGTTATTCGTAACGCCAGTCAATTAAGACTGCCAAGCGATAATGCAGCAGCCAGTGCAGCGCAAGGTACTTCACCTGTGCGCGCTAATACTGGCATCAATGTCGGCTTAGGTCTGCCTGAAGCATCCGCTGAGCGCATTACTAGCCAATCGAGCACTGGCTCTACGGCAAGAGAAGCCAATGTCGATCCGCAAAACACCAATCCTGTACGCCGTACGACATTGCCTGTTCAAGGGATTGATATCCTGCCAGCAGATGTCGATATGAATGATGAATAA
- a CDS encoding flavodoxin family protein, translating to MNTPAKSSTTDSIPTVSIAVIYHSNYGHTKRVAEAIVKGAHQQLPAAQAKAVDVHKVDWDYLDQADLLVFGSAVYMGSVTAEFKTFMDETSKRWYHRKWEGKWAAAFANSGGLSGDKLAVLQQISLYAMQHGMNWIGLPLMPTGHEAHDLNRLSSFLGLMTQSLDGPPEETPGRGDIDTAIWFGDHLAKTIVKHQPAARP from the coding sequence ATGAATACACCTGCCAAATCGTCCACTACTGATAGCATACCGACTGTATCTATTGCTGTTATTTATCATAGCAACTACGGTCATACCAAGCGCGTCGCTGAAGCGATCGTTAAAGGGGCGCATCAGCAATTGCCAGCAGCACAGGCCAAAGCCGTTGATGTCCACAAGGTTGACTGGGATTATTTGGATCAGGCGGATTTGCTGGTTTTCGGTAGTGCCGTATATATGGGTAGTGTCACTGCTGAATTTAAGACTTTTATGGATGAAACCTCAAAGCGCTGGTATCATCGTAAATGGGAAGGCAAGTGGGCAGCCGCTTTTGCCAACTCTGGTGGGCTGAGTGGTGATAAGCTGGCGGTATTGCAGCAGATTTCTTTGTATGCGATGCAGCATGGTATGAACTGGATTGGATTACCGCTGATGCCGACAGGTCATGAGGCTCACGATTTAAACCGTTTATCTAGCTTTTTGGGCTTGATGACCCAGTCGCTTGATGGTCCCCCTGAGGAAACGCCAGGACGGGGAGATATTGATACAGCTATTTGGTTCGGCGATCATTTGGCCAAGACAATTGTCAAACATCAGCCAGCGGCACGCCCTTGA
- a CDS encoding cytochrome c: protein MKPLSVMLSMLVIGMTSSAAMAEGASVVNTSLANASLPNASLPNASLPNISPANSELVNRGAYIARAADCMACHGEDYTGGTAIETPMGDIYSTNITPSKRYGIGDYTEADLKNALQKGRTPSHMLYPAMPYPSYSGMKEEDISALFAYLQTVPAVDEAPKYKTDLPFPFNIRSLMIGWNFLNVPSTENRDGLTETQQRGEYIVNNLEHCGTCHTPRNSTMGFDKKMYLSGAQLGHWHAPNITPDDSSGIGSWSEQDIVTYLRTGELDQRAYAGGPMGEAVAHSTRYLKNEDLNAIASYLKAVPAIQTDDKVAAVDVSRLPTPISESITHDLLAQKDYLAQAKAQVSNGSNSPESLYLAACGSCHGVDGYGQPDARYAPIVGLSSIRREKPDALVNMILHGVEGATNTSPIMPGFSDELNSEQIAGITNYVRVNFGGLNSSEVSASDVDRIATTGTDKPFLIKYAGLLAVIGIIVAIIIIVFIIRAILRSRRRR, encoded by the coding sequence ATGAAGCCACTTTCTGTGATGTTATCGATGCTCGTCATTGGTATGACCTCCAGCGCTGCGATGGCTGAAGGCGCAAGCGTCGTCAATACCAGCCTAGCGAATGCTAGCTTGCCTAATGCTAGCTTGCCTAATGCCAGTTTACCTAATATTAGTCCAGCCAATAGTGAGCTTGTCAATCGCGGTGCTTACATTGCCCGTGCAGCCGATTGCATGGCATGTCATGGCGAAGATTATACTGGCGGTACAGCGATCGAAACGCCGATGGGAGATATCTATTCAACCAATATTACCCCGTCTAAACGTTATGGTATCGGTGATTATACCGAAGCGGACCTAAAGAACGCGTTGCAAAAAGGTCGTACGCCAAGCCATATGCTTTACCCTGCCATGCCATATCCTTCTTATAGTGGCATGAAAGAAGAAGATATCAGTGCGTTGTTTGCTTATCTGCAAACCGTACCTGCTGTCGATGAAGCACCAAAATATAAAACTGACCTGCCGTTTCCCTTTAACATTCGCAGCTTAATGATTGGCTGGAATTTTCTTAATGTCCCGTCTACTGAAAACCGTGATGGTCTCACTGAGACGCAGCAACGTGGTGAATATATTGTCAATAACTTAGAGCACTGTGGTACTTGCCATACCCCGCGTAATAGTACTATGGGTTTCGATAAAAAAATGTATCTATCAGGTGCTCAGCTTGGTCATTGGCATGCACCAAATATCACGCCTGACGATTCGAGCGGTATCGGTAGTTGGAGTGAACAAGATATCGTCACTTATCTGCGTACTGGTGAGCTTGACCAGCGTGCCTATGCGGGTGGTCCTATGGGCGAGGCGGTTGCACATAGTACGCGCTACTTAAAAAATGAAGATTTGAATGCCATTGCTTCTTATCTAAAAGCGGTGCCTGCTATCCAAACAGATGATAAGGTCGCAGCCGTTGATGTCTCGCGTTTACCAACACCCATTAGCGAATCTATCACTCATGATTTACTGGCGCAAAAAGATTATTTAGCCCAAGCCAAAGCACAGGTGAGTAATGGCAGCAATTCACCAGAATCGCTATATTTGGCAGCCTGTGGTAGCTGTCACGGCGTTGATGGTTATGGTCAGCCTGATGCGCGTTACGCCCCTATCGTTGGACTCAGCAGTATTCGCCGTGAGAAACCTGATGCGCTGGTCAATATGATCCTTCATGGGGTAGAAGGTGCGACTAACACATCACCTATCATGCCAGGGTTCTCAGATGAGCTAAATAGCGAGCAAATCGCTGGTATTACCAATTATGTGCGTGTGAATTTTGGTGGTCTCAACAGTAGTGAGGTGAGTGCTAGTGATGTTGACCGTATCGCAACGACAGGTACTGACAAGCCCTTCTTAATCAAATACGCGGGCTTACTGGCAGTAATCGGTATCATCGTGGCCATTATTATCATTGTGTTTATTATACGAGCCATCTTGCGGTCTAGGCGCCGTCGTTAA
- a CDS encoding RluA family pseudouridine synthase, which produces MTTHLPPNQSRQTDSSAQESPMPNDVLNNSELPDDNQSMLDEQSHSDHVLEDAVSEEAMLKDSDELDDDMIDSSDEDADDIDDSDDDEASAAGQVVPVIINMTHTVIEDEAGLRIDKLASKIFTDFSRVQLQGWISDGSLLYNDGVQKPKIRVRAGDVLQLTTTLEQHSEDQPENIDIDVVYEDDDVLVINKPVGMVVHPGAGNQTGTLVNALLYHYPQQHHLPRAGLVHRIDKDTSGLLLIGKTKPAQLALMEQLKDKSVYRHYQCVVAGDAASLSRHRRIDAPIGRHRNQRTKMTVMTAGREAVTHLLNVTALNGNYCLLDVGLETGRTHQIRVHLSHVTYPIVGDRVYGGRRQLRAGLTEAQRQAINNFPRQALHAYTLGFVHPTTGEDIEVTTPLPEDMQQLMAVLSDGYDDE; this is translated from the coding sequence ATGACTACCCATTTACCACCGAATCAATCACGACAGACTGATTCATCAGCACAAGAGTCACCGATGCCAAATGACGTTTTAAATAATAGTGAATTACCTGACGATAATCAGTCGATGCTTGATGAGCAAAGCCATAGCGATCATGTTTTAGAAGACGCTGTGTCAGAAGAAGCTATGTTAAAAGATAGTGATGAGCTTGACGACGATATGATAGATAGCAGCGATGAAGATGCTGACGACATTGATGATAGCGACGATGATGAAGCGTCAGCCGCCGGTCAAGTGGTGCCAGTAATTATTAATATGACGCATACGGTTATAGAAGACGAAGCTGGTTTACGTATTGATAAATTGGCTTCAAAAATATTTACCGATTTCTCACGTGTTCAATTACAAGGTTGGATCAGTGATGGCAGCCTGCTGTATAACGATGGCGTGCAAAAACCGAAAATTCGTGTCAGAGCGGGTGATGTGCTGCAGTTAACCACCACATTAGAGCAGCATAGTGAAGATCAACCAGAAAATATAGACATCGATGTGGTCTATGAAGATGATGACGTATTGGTCATCAATAAACCTGTTGGCATGGTAGTGCATCCTGGTGCGGGTAACCAAACCGGCACCTTGGTCAATGCACTGCTGTATCACTATCCGCAGCAGCACCATCTGCCGCGTGCAGGTCTGGTGCACCGTATTGATAAAGATACCTCAGGGCTATTGTTGATTGGTAAAACCAAGCCAGCACAGCTTGCGCTGATGGAGCAACTAAAGGACAAGTCGGTCTATCGTCACTATCAATGTGTGGTAGCAGGGGATGCAGCGAGTCTATCGCGCCATCGCCGTATTGACGCCCCAATCGGTCGTCACCGTAATCAGCGTACTAAAATGACGGTAATGACGGCAGGACGTGAAGCTGTGACACATTTACTGAATGTGACCGCGCTTAACGGCAATTATTGCTTGTTGGATGTAGGTCTTGAAACGGGACGTACGCACCAAATTCGTGTGCATTTAAGTCATGTTACTTATCCGATAGTGGGTGATCGTGTCTATGGTGGTCGTCGTCAATTGCGGGCAGGACTGACAGAAGCCCAGCGTCAAGCGATTAATAATTTTCCACGTCAAGCCTTGCATGCCTACACACTGGGTTTCGTGCATCCAACGACTGGTGAAGATATCGAAGTCACCACACCACTGCCTGAAGATATGCAGCAGTTAATGGCTGTGCTAAGTGATGGCTATGATGACGAGTAG